In one window of Athene noctua chromosome 17, bAthNoc1.hap1.1, whole genome shotgun sequence DNA:
- the FICD gene encoding protein adenylyltransferase FICD, which yields MNLVSMATDPEVKWITLWVRVRWAAMLLLLLSLLVMLLLPLAAVEDQCHAVLKGLSFLKSKLGAGSSGVTRYTGQTTGLSVTSNGLELLVLKGKAPPEVKLEAKAALNQALEMKRQGKREKAHKLFVYALKMDPDYVDALNEFGIFSEEEKDILRADYLYSKALTISPCNEKALINRDRTLPLVEEIDQRYFSIIDSKVKKVMAIPKGNSALRRVMEESYYHHIYHTVAIEGNTLTLSEIRHIIETRYAVPGKSLVEQNEVIGMHAALKYVNTTLVSRIGSVTSGDILEIHRRVLGYADPVEAGRFRSTQVFVGHHIPPHPQDVEKQMQEFVQWLNSEDAMSLHPVEFAALAHYKLVYIHPFVDGNGRTSRLLMNLILMQAGYPPITIRKEQRAEYYHVLEVANEGDVRPFIRFIAKCTETTLDMLLIATTEYSVGLPEADGSTAGCRQTIPVKT from the exons ATGAATCTCGTGTCTATGGCGACAGATCCCGAGGTGAAATGGATAACCCTGTGGGTCCGCGTCAGGTGGGCGGCcatgctcctgctcctcctgagcTTGCTGGTGATGCTGCTGCTCCCGCTGGCTGCCGTGGAAGACCAGTGCCATGCGGTGCTCAAAGGACTCTCCTTCCTGAAAAGTAAACTGGGCGCAGGCTCCTCGGGGGTCACCAGATACACGGGACAAACCACAGGGCTGAGCGTCACCTCCAAcgggctggagctgctggtgctgaaAGGCAAAGCCCCCCCAG AAGTGAAGTTAGAAGCGAAAGCGGCTCTGAATCAAGCCCTCGAAATGAAGCGCCAAGGCAAGCGGGAGAAAGCCCACAAACTTTTTGTCTACGCCCTCAAAATGGACCCTGATTACGTGGATGCTCTGAATGAATTTGGTATCTTTTCCGAAGAGGAAAAAGACATTCTTCGAGCCGACTATTTGTACTCCAAAGCACTCACCATTTCTCCCTGCAACGAGAAGGCTCTGATCAATCGGGACCGGACGCTACCTTTAGTTGAAGAGATAGATCAGAGGTATTTCAGTATTATTGACAGCAAGGTTAAGAAAGTGATGGCGATCCCCAAAGGCAACTCCGCCCTGCGCCGAGTGATGGAGGAGTCCTACTACCATCACATCTACCACACGGTTGCTATCGAAGGGAACACCCTGACGCTCTCAGAAATACGACACATCATCGAGACCAGATATGCTGTTCCTGGAAAAAGCTTAGTGGAGCAGAACGAGGTGATCGGCATGCACGCGGCTTTGAAATATGTCAACACCACGCTGGTGTCACGGATAGGCTCTGTCACCAGTGGGGACATCCTGGAGATACACCGGCGGGTGCTGGGCTACGCCGACCCCGTGGAGGCAGGGCGGTTCAGGAGTACTCAGGTGTTTGTAGGACATCACATACCCCCCCATCCCCAGGACGTCGAGAAACAGATGCAGGAGTTTGTGCAGTGGCTTAACTCGGAAGACGCCATGAGCTTGCACCCCGTGGAATTTGCTGCGTTAGCCCACTACAAGTTGGTTTACATCCACCCGTTTGTAGATGGCAACGGGAGGACCTCGCGCCTGTTAATGAACCTCATCCTGATGCAGGCGGGCTACCCGCCCATCACCATCCGCAAGGAGCAACGGGCCGAGTACTACCACGTCTTGGAAGTAGCCAACGAGGGCGACGTGAGGCCTTTCATACGCTTTATTGCCAAGTGTACCGAGACCACTCTGGACATGCTGCTCATCGCCACCACGGAATATTCCGTGGGCTTACCTGAGGCAGATGGCAGCACCGCCGGGTGCAGACAAACCATCCCCGTCAAGACTTGA